The following are encoded in a window of Staphylospora marina genomic DNA:
- a CDS encoding cell division protein FtsQ/DivIB, translated as MQERVPALKNRVGKKRPPSPWALLFITLFFAGTLMVLFLRSPLSKLETIETAGNRMLSRADILNRIGVKPGDWFFLVSGEEVKKRLEEMPEVKEARVVKEFPNRLYIRVEEKRRMAVFRAGNRLVPVLEGGVVLQNRTVGTASVNEPVFEGWSVPDDLLKEAVNRFAALPEAIRAEIKTVSPAPGRPDQVLIRTARNHNVIVRAGDLDRKMVYYPAFYGHEPGTVYLLESIWYSREGPDPGVEEKDDERNEHPAKE; from the coding sequence ATGCAGGAACGCGTTCCCGCCTTGAAAAACCGGGTCGGGAAAAAGCGACCCCCTTCCCCGTGGGCCTTATTGTTCATCACTCTTTTTTTTGCCGGCACCCTGATGGTGCTGTTTCTCCGCTCACCGCTCAGCAAGCTGGAAACCATCGAGACGGCGGGAAACCGGATGCTGTCCCGGGCCGACATCTTGAACCGCATCGGAGTCAAACCCGGTGACTGGTTTTTCCTGGTCAGCGGGGAAGAGGTGAAAAAGCGGCTTGAAGAGATGCCCGAAGTCAAGGAAGCCCGGGTGGTCAAAGAATTTCCCAACCGATTGTACATACGCGTGGAGGAAAAACGGCGAATGGCCGTTTTCCGGGCGGGAAACCGGCTGGTTCCCGTGCTGGAAGGAGGAGTCGTCCTTCAGAATCGGACGGTCGGGACCGCGTCGGTGAACGAGCCCGTCTTCGAAGGATGGAGCGTGCCGGACGATTTGCTGAAAGAAGCGGTGAACCGATTCGCCGCCCTGCCGGAGGCGATTCGCGCCGAGATCAAAACGGTGTCTCCGGCTCCCGGAAGACCGGATCAGGTTCTCATTCGCACCGCAAGGAACCACAACGTGATTGTCAGGGCCGGGGACCTGGACCGCAAAATGGTGTATTATCCGGCTTTTTACGGACATGAACCGGGAACGGTATACCTGTTGGAAAGCATCTGGTATTCGCGCGAAGGGCCGGACCCGGGAGTGGAAGAGAAGGACGACGAGCGGAACGAACACCCCGCGAAGGAATGA
- the murB gene encoding UDP-N-acetylmuramate dehydrogenase: protein MKNIVEELQRRGVTDVREREPLSRHTTWKVGGPADILVYPKNGAELEETMRIVREHRLPWTVIGRGSNLLVRDGGIRGVVIKLDEGFNHLRIEGTRVTVGGGYSTILLASVTAKKGLSGLEFAGGIPGNVGGAVYMNAGAHGSEISRVLRNATVLLESGEWVTLDNRQLAFRYRTSILQKELRGIVTEAVFELEPGNKEEIGAKLAKYKEYRRLTQPLQFPCAGSVFRNPPGDHAGRLIQESGLKGFRIGDAEVSELHANFIINRGQATAADILGLIRHIIRTVEEKHGVRLEPEVLVIGEDGLPDESGNIHS from the coding sequence ATGAAGAACATCGTGGAAGAACTTCAAAGACGCGGAGTGACCGATGTCAGGGAACGAGAACCCCTTTCCCGGCACACGACATGGAAGGTGGGCGGACCGGCGGACATTCTGGTCTATCCCAAAAACGGGGCCGAGCTGGAAGAGACGATGAGGATCGTTCGGGAACATCGCCTCCCTTGGACCGTGATCGGAAGAGGCTCCAACCTGCTCGTTCGCGACGGGGGAATCCGCGGGGTGGTGATCAAACTGGACGAAGGCTTCAACCACCTTCGGATCGAAGGGACCCGCGTGACGGTCGGAGGAGGGTATTCCACCATTCTGCTCGCATCCGTCACCGCCAAAAAAGGTCTTTCCGGATTGGAGTTTGCCGGCGGAATCCCCGGAAATGTGGGAGGAGCGGTCTACATGAACGCCGGTGCCCACGGTTCCGAAATCTCCCGCGTTCTCCGCAATGCGACCGTGCTCCTTGAATCGGGGGAATGGGTCACCCTGGACAACCGTCAGCTGGCGTTTCGGTACCGGACTTCCATTTTGCAAAAAGAATTGCGCGGCATCGTCACGGAAGCGGTGTTTGAACTGGAACCGGGAAACAAGGAAGAGATCGGGGCCAAGCTGGCCAAGTACAAGGAGTATCGCCGGTTGACGCAGCCGCTTCAATTCCCCTGTGCCGGCAGTGTGTTCCGCAATCCTCCGGGAGACCATGCCGGACGGTTGATTCAGGAAAGCGGGTTGAAGGGATTCCGGATCGGGGACGCGGAGGTGTCGGAGCTCCATGCCAATTTCATCATCAACCGGGGCCAGGCGACCGCCGCGGACATTTTGGGATTGATTCGGCACATCATCCGAACGGTGGAAGAAAAACACGGGGTTCGATTGGAACCGGAAGTTCTCGTCATCGGAGAAGATGGATTGCCGGATGAGTCGGGAAATATTCATTCGTGA
- the murG gene encoding undecaprenyldiphospho-muramoylpentapeptide beta-N-acetylglucosaminyltransferase translates to MKRILLSGGGSGGHIYPALSIARAVRRKYPGVEIAYIGTEKGLESRIVPKEGNIHFYTVEIQGFKRSISWQNVNTIRKFLRAVDRAKEVMREFRPDVVVGTGGYVSGPSVYAAYRLGIPTLIHEQNVVLGMTTKFLSRFVDVVAISLEESQKYLGRANRIVFTGNPRATEVARANSAAGRKSLGIRDPHKPIVLFIGGSRGARAINEAVLEIIPRMSEMPKVHFVYVTGETHYEEIRSRITDVPPNLDVVPFIYNLPDVLAATWLVVGRAGASTLAELTALGLPSILIPSPFVTNNHQEANARWLEEQGASKMLLESECTGERLWNEMKRLLENPEEHDAMSEAARRLGRPQAAEVLVAELEKIAKKRVDS, encoded by the coding sequence ATGAAGCGGATTCTGCTTTCCGGAGGCGGAAGCGGCGGCCACATCTACCCTGCGCTGTCGATTGCCAGAGCGGTCAGGCGCAAATACCCCGGAGTGGAAATTGCCTACATCGGTACGGAAAAAGGATTGGAATCCAGGATTGTTCCCAAGGAAGGGAACATTCATTTTTATACAGTAGAAATACAAGGATTCAAACGGAGTATCTCTTGGCAGAATGTAAACACCATCCGCAAGTTTTTGAGGGCTGTGGACCGGGCCAAGGAAGTGATGAGAGAATTCCGGCCGGACGTGGTGGTCGGAACGGGCGGATACGTCAGCGGCCCTTCCGTTTATGCGGCGTATCGGTTGGGAATCCCCACGCTGATTCATGAACAGAATGTCGTTCTCGGCATGACCACCAAATTTCTCTCACGCTTTGTGGACGTGGTGGCCATCAGTCTGGAAGAATCGCAGAAATACTTGGGGAGAGCCAACCGGATCGTGTTCACCGGCAATCCCCGCGCCACGGAAGTGGCTCGGGCCAACAGTGCGGCCGGACGGAAGTCGCTCGGGATTCGTGACCCTCACAAGCCGATTGTCCTGTTCATCGGCGGAAGCCGGGGCGCGCGGGCCATCAATGAGGCCGTGCTCGAAATCATTCCCCGCATGTCCGAAATGCCCAAGGTGCACTTCGTCTATGTGACCGGTGAAACGCATTATGAGGAAATCCGGTCGCGAATCACGGATGTACCGCCCAATCTCGACGTCGTTCCGTTCATATACAACTTGCCGGACGTGCTTGCCGCCACCTGGCTGGTGGTGGGAAGAGCGGGAGCTTCGACCCTGGCCGAGTTGACAGCGCTCGGATTACCCTCTATTCTGATTCCGTCCCCGTTCGTCACCAACAACCATCAGGAAGCCAACGCCCGTTGGTTGGAAGAGCAAGGGGCGTCCAAGATGCTCCTCGAAAGTGAATGTACGGGGGAACGGTTGTGGAACGAAATGAAACGGCTTCTTGAGAATCCCGAGGAGCATGACGCCATGAGTGAAGCGGCCCGAAGATTGGGGCGTCCGCAGGCCGCCGAGGTGCTCGTGGCCGAGTTGGAGAAGATCGCCAAAAAAAGGGTGGACTCCTGA
- the spoVE gene encoding stage V sporulation protein E, whose product MKRNAAAPDYVIVVAIFLLLSIGVVMVYSASAAFAQFKYGDAFYFAKRQFLFALLGVLAMFWIAGIDPRKFYRYADAALIICFVLLIIVLIPGVGIMRNGARSWLGIGAFSIQPSEFMKLAVIAFLAKLFSRPDYDLTNFRKGFLPGLLIPVLAFGLIMMQPDLGTGAVLVGTGLFLLLAAGARMKHLGGVMVLGAAGFVGLILAAPYRIQRIVAFLNPWQDPLGAGYQLIQSLYAIGPGGLLGLGLGMSRQKHLYLPEPHTDFIFSILAEELGYLGAAGTVILFAVIVWRGFRVAIHSPDMFTGLLAAGITVMIMLQSVINIGVVSGAFPVTGITLPFLSYGGSSLTLSLAAVGVLLNLSRNVEH is encoded by the coding sequence ATGAAGCGAAACGCGGCCGCTCCCGATTATGTGATCGTCGTCGCCATTTTCCTGCTCCTTTCCATCGGAGTGGTGATGGTTTACAGCGCCAGTGCGGCATTTGCCCAGTTCAAATACGGCGATGCCTTCTATTTTGCCAAACGCCAGTTTCTGTTTGCCTTGCTGGGCGTGTTGGCCATGTTTTGGATTGCCGGCATCGATCCCCGCAAATTTTACCGGTATGCAGATGCAGCACTGATCATCTGTTTTGTATTGCTCATCATCGTGCTGATTCCGGGTGTGGGCATCATGCGAAACGGAGCGAGGAGCTGGCTGGGGATCGGCGCGTTCAGCATCCAACCGTCGGAATTCATGAAACTGGCCGTGATTGCGTTTCTGGCCAAGCTCTTTTCCAGACCCGATTACGACTTGACAAATTTCAGGAAGGGATTCCTGCCGGGATTGCTCATCCCCGTGCTGGCCTTCGGACTGATCATGATGCAACCGGACCTCGGAACGGGGGCGGTGCTGGTCGGAACGGGTCTGTTTCTGCTTCTGGCGGCCGGAGCGAGAATGAAACATCTGGGCGGCGTGATGGTCTTGGGAGCGGCCGGGTTTGTCGGGCTCATTCTGGCGGCTCCGTACCGAATCCAGAGAATTGTCGCGTTTCTCAACCCCTGGCAAGATCCTCTCGGTGCGGGATATCAGCTGATTCAGTCGTTGTATGCCATCGGACCGGGAGGGCTTCTCGGACTGGGGCTCGGAATGAGCCGGCAAAAACATTTGTATTTGCCTGAACCGCACACCGATTTCATCTTTTCCATCCTGGCGGAAGAGCTGGGCTATCTCGGAGCGGCCGGCACCGTCATTCTGTTCGCCGTGATCGTCTGGCGCGGATTCCGGGTGGCGATTCATTCTCCCGACATGTTTACCGGGCTTCTCGCCGCCGGGATTACCGTGATGATCATGCTGCAATCGGTCATCAACATCGGCGTGGTGTCCGGAGCGTTTCCGGTGACCGGCATCACCTTGCCATTTCTCAGTTACGGAGGCTCCTCGCTGACCCTGTCGCTGGCTGCGGTGGGAGTGCTCTTGAATCTCTCGAGAAACGTGGAACATTAG
- the murD gene encoding UDP-N-acetylmuramoyl-L-alanine--D-glutamate ligase, translating to MNLSNRSVVVLGMARSGAAAARLLHRLGARVVVNDRKTRDECPEATELEKLGIPVVLGGHPDGLVSEEVDLLVKNPGIPYHAKPVQEALRLGIPVITEVEIAGWLASSPMIGITGSNGKTTTTTLVGEMLRRGGLKPVVAGNIGRALTEAVTDAGPDEWLVVELSSFQLKGTDSFRPRIAALLNVFPAHLDYHGSMDDYVRSKARIFANQSEEDIAVLNAGSEICRKIAESVRSRIVWFGRTDERDCGAFERDGRIIWRDSTGEREIMPVSDVLLRGPFNLENALAAVAIALSAGCPEDAIREALRTFRGVEHRLEFVTERSGIKFYNDSKATNPQAAIRALTSFEEPVVWIAGGLDRGIDFREMVPVIKERVRVMVVYGQTREMLAERGKDAGIPVHVTEDVREAARIAGTLARPGDVVLLSPACASWDQHASFEERGSIFKETVHSLQI from the coding sequence GGCCCGGAGCGGTGCGGCGGCTGCCCGGCTGCTGCACCGGCTCGGGGCCCGCGTTGTGGTGAACGACCGAAAAACAAGGGATGAATGTCCGGAAGCGACTGAACTGGAGAAACTTGGGATTCCGGTGGTCCTCGGCGGTCATCCGGACGGCCTGGTGTCGGAAGAAGTGGATCTTCTCGTCAAGAATCCGGGCATTCCGTATCACGCCAAGCCCGTGCAGGAAGCGCTCCGTCTGGGGATTCCGGTGATCACCGAAGTGGAAATCGCAGGATGGCTGGCTTCCTCTCCCATGATCGGAATCACCGGCTCCAACGGAAAGACGACGACAACCACTCTGGTCGGAGAGATGCTCCGCCGCGGGGGATTGAAACCGGTGGTGGCCGGAAACATCGGACGGGCACTCACCGAAGCGGTCACCGATGCCGGGCCCGACGAGTGGTTGGTGGTGGAACTCAGCAGCTTTCAACTGAAAGGAACCGATTCGTTCCGTCCCCGCATTGCCGCATTGCTCAACGTGTTCCCCGCTCATCTTGACTACCACGGCTCCATGGATGATTATGTCCGGTCCAAAGCACGGATTTTCGCCAATCAATCGGAAGAAGACATTGCGGTCCTGAATGCGGGATCAGAGATCTGCAGAAAGATCGCGGAAAGTGTCCGCAGCCGGATTGTCTGGTTCGGTCGGACCGACGAACGGGATTGCGGCGCGTTTGAAAGAGACGGCCGGATCATTTGGCGGGATTCCACGGGAGAGCGGGAGATCATGCCCGTTTCGGACGTTCTTCTCCGGGGACCGTTCAATCTGGAAAACGCCTTGGCCGCCGTTGCGATCGCACTTTCCGCGGGATGCCCGGAGGACGCGATCCGGGAAGCTCTCCGCACTTTCCGGGGAGTGGAACATCGGCTCGAATTTGTCACCGAACGAAGCGGCATCAAATTTTACAATGACTCGAAGGCAACCAATCCGCAAGCCGCGATCCGCGCCTTGACATCCTTTGAAGAGCCGGTCGTCTGGATCGCCGGGGGATTGGACCGGGGAATCGATTTCCGGGAGATGGTTCCCGTCATCAAGGAACGTGTCCGGGTCATGGTCGTGTACGGACAGACCCGGGAGATGCTTGCCGAACGGGGAAAAGATGCGGGCATTCCGGTTCACGTGACGGAAGACGTCCGGGAGGCCGCACGGATCGCGGGCACGTTGGCCCGTCCCGGAGACGTGGTTCTGTTGTCGCCCGCCTGCGCAAGTTGGGACCAGCACGCCTCGTTTGAAGAGAGGGGGAGCATATTCAAGGAGACGGTGCATAGTCTTCAAATATAG